The Yersinia intermedia genome window below encodes:
- the xapA gene encoding xanthosine phosphorylase, with translation MTTVNSNSNAGFSELPFQAAAYIQKIKPGFKPQAAFILGSGLGDLVAQITNETTLSYADIPGFPVSSVHGHAGELVLGDLFGVPVMCMKGRGHFYEGQGMSIMTNPVRTFKLMGCEFLFCTNAAGSLRPEVLPGSVVMLKDHINTMPGTPLVGPNDDRFGPRFFSLANAYDKGLRADMAKIAQQLDIPLTEGVFVSYPGPCFETPAEIRMMQIIGGDVVGMSVVPEVLSAAHCGLKVIALTAITNLAEGLSDVVLSHEQTLKCAKLASVNFTKLIEVFLKSKASAAR, from the coding sequence ATGACGACAGTAAATTCAAACAGTAATGCTGGTTTCAGTGAATTACCCTTTCAGGCTGCCGCGTATATTCAGAAAATAAAGCCCGGATTTAAGCCTCAGGCGGCGTTTATTTTAGGCTCAGGCTTGGGCGATTTGGTGGCACAAATTACCAATGAAACCACCCTCAGCTACGCCGATATTCCCGGTTTCCCGGTCAGTTCAGTGCATGGGCATGCGGGGGAGCTGGTTCTTGGTGATCTGTTTGGTGTCCCTGTGATGTGTATGAAAGGCCGTGGCCACTTCTATGAAGGGCAAGGCATGAGCATCATGACCAATCCGGTACGCACATTTAAACTGATGGGATGCGAGTTTTTATTCTGTACTAACGCCGCTGGTTCACTACGGCCAGAAGTCTTACCGGGTTCGGTGGTGATGCTTAAAGATCACATTAATACCATGCCGGGAACACCGCTGGTTGGTCCTAATGATGATCGCTTTGGTCCACGTTTCTTTAGCCTGGCGAATGCCTATGATAAAGGCTTGCGCGCCGATATGGCTAAGATTGCCCAACAGCTTGATATCCCTCTGACCGAAGGTGTGTTTGTCTCCTATCCTGGTCCTTGCTTTGAAACGCCAGCCGAAATCCGCATGATGCAAATCATAGGGGGTGATGTGGTGGGGATGTCGGTGGTGCCAGAGGTTCTGTCTGCGGCCCATTGCGGCTTAAAAGTGATTGCGTTAACCGCAATTACCAATCTGGCAGAAGGCTTGTCTGATGTGGTTCTGTCTCACGAACAAACCTTAAAATGCGCCAAATTGGCCTCGGTTAATTTCACCAAACTGATTGAAGTTTTCTTGAAAAGCAAAGCCTCAGCCGCTCGATAA
- a CDS encoding nucleoside permease — MIIKKRLKVMFFLQFFIWGAWLVTLGAYMMNTLHFTGAQVGLVYGAKGIACILMPSIIGIIADRWIKANILYACCHLLGAVALLIAANVSDPTVMFLVMLFNAMVYMPTIALANTISYICLEKAGLDTIKDFPPVRVFGTVGFIFAMWAISLSGFELSNIQLYIASGAALVLAMYALSLPSCPTSNAKKDRSWVNLLGLDAFVLFKQKKMAIFFLFAMLLGASLQISHTFSSPFLHDFAKNPLYQDSLVVQYPSLLLSMAQIAEVFFILTIPFFLSRFGIKRVMMISMIAWTLRFTLFAYGDPSASGIVLLLLSMVVYGCAFDFFNISGAIYVEKEVDHNIRGSAQGLFMTMVNGVGAYVGAISSGHVVDYFTVDGVKDWNSIWLSFAAYTVVLAIVFVFAFHYKHDPTELKERQLSH, encoded by the coding sequence ATGATAATAAAAAAACGGCTTAAAGTTATGTTCTTCCTCCAGTTCTTTATCTGGGGTGCCTGGCTGGTGACCTTGGGTGCCTATATGATGAATACCCTCCATTTTACCGGTGCGCAGGTGGGGCTAGTCTATGGTGCGAAGGGAATTGCCTGTATTTTAATGCCAAGTATTATCGGTATCATTGCTGACCGCTGGATTAAAGCCAATATTCTCTATGCCTGTTGCCACCTATTGGGTGCTGTTGCGCTGTTAATTGCGGCCAATGTTTCCGACCCTACTGTTATGTTCTTAGTGATGCTGTTTAATGCGATGGTTTATATGCCGACAATTGCATTAGCGAATACGATTTCTTATATCTGTCTGGAAAAGGCCGGGCTGGATACGATTAAAGATTTCCCTCCGGTACGCGTTTTTGGCACGGTGGGGTTTATTTTTGCCATGTGGGCTATCAGTTTATCCGGTTTTGAATTGAGCAATATTCAACTCTATATTGCTTCAGGTGCGGCGCTGGTATTGGCTATGTATGCACTTTCATTACCCAGTTGCCCCACCTCTAATGCTAAGAAAGATCGCTCATGGGTTAACCTTTTAGGGCTTGATGCTTTTGTTTTGTTTAAACAAAAGAAGATGGCTATTTTCTTCTTATTCGCCATGTTACTGGGTGCTTCATTACAGATTAGTCATACGTTTAGCAGCCCATTCCTGCACGATTTTGCCAAGAATCCACTTTATCAGGATAGCCTCGTGGTGCAGTACCCGTCGCTCTTGTTATCGATGGCGCAAATTGCCGAAGTCTTTTTCATTCTGACCATTCCCTTCTTCTTATCTCGCTTTGGTATTAAGCGTGTGATGATGATCAGTATGATTGCCTGGACTCTGCGTTTCACCTTGTTTGCCTATGGTGACCCGTCCGCCAGCGGCATTGTTTTATTGCTATTATCCATGGTGGTCTATGGCTGCGCCTTTGATTTCTTTAATATTTCAGGGGCGATTTATGTCGAGAAAGAAGTCGACCACAATATCAGAGGTAGCGCACAAGGCTTGTTTATGACGATGGTAAACGGCGTCGGGGCGTATGTTGGCGCGATAAGCAGCGGGCATGTGGTTGATTACTTTACAGTCGATGGCGTAAAAGATTGGAATAGTATTTGGTTATCCTTTGCTGCGTATACTGTCGTGCTGGCGATTGTTTTTGTCTTCGCATTTCACTATAAACATGACCCGACCGAGCTGAAAGAACGCCAATTATCTCATTGA
- a CDS encoding cobyric acid synthase, whose amino-acid sequence MSLSVMVQGTASDVGKSVLVAGLCRIFMQDGYRCAPFKSQNMALNSGITPQGEEMGRAQIFQAEAAGIAPDVRMNPVLLKPTSDRKAQVVLMGKVACNMDAVEYHQYKPQLQQQISEVYHSLASEYDVMVLEGAGSPAEINLRDRDIVNMGMAAMADAPVILVADIDRGGVFAAIYGTLALLHPHEKARVKGVIINKFRGDIALLKPGLEQIEALTNVPVLGVMPWLDIDLEDEDGVALQNGKYQHAAEKALDIAVIHLPHIANFTDFNALAAQPDVRLRYVSQPSALGQPDLIILPGSKNTLGDLQWLHHSGLAAALLAQHQHQVPVLGICGGYQMLGKRIIDGVESGLEQMDGLGLLDVETQFAQDKVTTRVSGYCLAGLPGMLESCGEQQLEGYEIHMGASLLGAAAKPFAQLTLRNGQVEQWREGAVNADGSVLGSYIHGLFDSHNFTRTLLDNLRQRKGLVAFDGMAVNYAEHKQQQFDILAESMRQHIDIESIYKIMKTHRQESAQ is encoded by the coding sequence ATGAGTTTATCGGTGATGGTGCAAGGTACCGCATCTGATGTAGGTAAGAGCGTATTGGTGGCTGGGCTATGCCGTATTTTTATGCAGGATGGCTATCGTTGTGCACCGTTTAAATCGCAGAACATGGCGCTCAACTCAGGTATTACGCCGCAGGGTGAGGAAATGGGGCGGGCACAGATTTTTCAGGCTGAAGCCGCAGGTATCGCCCCTGATGTGCGCATGAATCCGGTACTACTCAAACCCACCAGTGACCGTAAGGCGCAGGTGGTACTGATGGGCAAAGTTGCCTGCAATATGGATGCGGTGGAATACCATCAATATAAGCCGCAATTGCAGCAACAAATCAGCGAGGTTTACCACAGTTTAGCCAGTGAATATGACGTCATGGTGCTGGAAGGGGCGGGTAGCCCGGCAGAAATTAACCTGCGTGACCGCGATATCGTCAATATGGGGATGGCGGCAATGGCCGATGCACCGGTGATATTGGTGGCTGATATCGATCGCGGTGGGGTGTTTGCGGCTATTTATGGCACCTTGGCCCTGTTGCATCCGCATGAAAAAGCGCGGGTCAAAGGGGTGATAATCAATAAGTTTCGGGGTGACATTGCGCTGCTTAAACCTGGGTTGGAACAGATTGAAGCGCTGACGAATGTGCCGGTATTAGGGGTAATGCCGTGGTTGGATATTGATCTGGAAGATGAAGATGGTGTGGCGTTACAAAATGGCAAATATCAGCATGCGGCGGAAAAAGCGCTGGATATTGCCGTCATTCACTTGCCACACATTGCTAACTTTACCGATTTTAATGCGTTGGCGGCTCAGCCAGATGTGCGCCTGCGCTATGTTTCGCAGCCTTCAGCCTTGGGTCAACCGGATCTGATTATTCTGCCCGGCAGCAAAAATACCTTGGGCGATTTACAGTGGTTGCATCACAGTGGGTTGGCCGCCGCGTTATTGGCACAACATCAACATCAGGTACCGGTACTGGGTATCTGTGGCGGTTATCAGATGTTGGGAAAACGTATTATTGATGGTGTGGAGTCAGGCCTGGAACAGATGGATGGCCTGGGTTTGCTGGATGTGGAAACGCAGTTTGCACAGGACAAAGTGACAACGCGGGTCAGTGGCTATTGTCTGGCGGGCCTGCCGGGGATGCTGGAAAGCTGCGGCGAGCAGCAACTGGAAGGCTATGAAATCCATATGGGTGCATCCCTACTCGGGGCGGCAGCCAAGCCTTTCGCACAATTGACATTGCGTAACGGGCAAGTGGAGCAATGGCGGGAAGGGGCGGTGAATGCCGACGGCAGTGTGCTGGGCAGCTATATTCATGGCCTGTTTGACAGCCACAACTTCACGCGCACACTGCTGGACAATTTGCGCCAACGTAAAGGGCTGGTGGCATTTGACGGTATGGCGGTTAATTACGCTGAACATAAGCAGCAACAGTTTGATATTCTGGCAGAAAGTATGCGGCAACATATTGATATTGAAAGTATTTATAAAATAATGAAAACACATCGACAGGAGAGCGCACAGTGA
- a CDS encoding energy-coupling factor ABC transporter substrate-binding protein, with translation MKKTLILLAMVIALVIMPFFINHGGEYGGSDGEAEALIQQTAPHYEPWFQPLYEPASGEIESLLFTLQGSIGAAVIFYILGYYRGKRGEHAGD, from the coding sequence ATGAAAAAGACCCTGATCCTGCTGGCAATGGTGATTGCACTGGTTATTATGCCGTTCTTTATTAATCACGGCGGCGAATACGGTGGCTCGGATGGTGAGGCTGAAGCGCTGATCCAACAAACGGCACCGCACTATGAGCCTTGGTTCCAGCCATTATATGAACCTGCCAGTGGTGAAATTGAGAGCCTGTTGTTCACGCTGCAAGGCTCCATTGGCGCGGCGGTGATTTTCTATATCTTGGGCTACTACCGGGGGAAACGCGGTGAGCATGCTGGGGATTGA
- a CDS encoding LysR family transcriptional regulator encodes MQKLLFSGRINLKMIRYFLAVSEELHFGKAAERLHISQPPLSLQIKELEDALGFPLFIRDSRNVVLTLAGEMMQAEMKEVFENIENSLSRVSYIARHEQSHLNIGIIGSALWHQLLEKFKLFKTLNPNTTWSLHEFPPSKQYEALLSKKLDIGFWRCASLEQSPALVYQCVEKQRVAVAVSNESALADKKMLSLKELSGQNLIFLTFANSGYSKNLYNSCLAAGCKPLTIYQFDEPQTQLAFVNSNLGIALVPESMQEIPWPNIKFIPLIDNLSADLFAVYHPGSMTRPLERLLALF; translated from the coding sequence ATGCAGAAGCTTCTTTTTTCCGGTCGTATCAATTTGAAAATGATCCGCTATTTCTTAGCCGTATCAGAAGAACTGCACTTTGGAAAAGCCGCTGAACGCCTTCATATCTCGCAACCACCGTTAAGCCTGCAAATTAAAGAGCTGGAAGATGCTTTGGGTTTCCCTTTATTTATCCGGGACAGCCGTAATGTGGTATTAACTCTGGCGGGTGAGATGATGCAGGCTGAGATGAAAGAAGTCTTTGAGAATATAGAAAACTCACTAAGCCGCGTGTCTTATATTGCCCGCCATGAGCAAAGCCACCTCAATATAGGCATTATTGGTTCGGCGCTTTGGCACCAGTTATTAGAGAAATTCAAACTTTTTAAAACGCTTAACCCTAACACCACGTGGTCTTTGCATGAGTTTCCGCCCAGCAAACAGTATGAAGCGCTATTAAGTAAGAAGCTTGATATCGGCTTCTGGCGTTGTGCTTCCCTGGAGCAGAGCCCGGCGCTGGTCTATCAGTGCGTTGAGAAGCAGCGGGTTGCGGTTGCGGTGTCTAATGAGAGTGCGTTGGCTGATAAAAAAATGCTCTCGTTGAAAGAACTCTCCGGCCAGAATCTAATATTCCTCACTTTTGCTAATTCTGGCTACTCCAAGAATTTATATAATAGTTGCCTCGCCGCAGGTTGTAAGCCGCTGACTATTTATCAATTTGATGAGCCGCAAACCCAATTGGCTTTCGTAAACAGTAATCTTGGTATCGCTCTGGTGCCTGAAAGCATGCAGGAAATCCCATGGCCTAATATTAAGTTCATCCCGCTGATAGATAATCTCTCTGCCGATCTGTTTGCCGTTTATCATCCCGGCAGCATGACGCGGCCACTGGAGCGGTTGCTTGCGTTATTTTAA
- the cobS gene encoding adenosylcobinamide-GDP ribazoletransferase: protein MSLRLFLATLQFMTRIPVPERWTQGLSMDQYERGIIGFPLIGLIVGIIGALVFTLLAPWCGIPLAALGYVLALALVTGAFHLDGLADTCDGVFSARKREQMLEIMRDSRLGTNGGLALIFIVVAKVLVVSELALRDVPMLAMLMAASVAGRTVIVLLMYRQRYARAGNGLGNIYIGKVTGRQTAVTLVGGAILTLLLGKGTALLALVITMAVVLLLATYLRSRLGGQTGDTLGAAAEIGELVFLLALL, encoded by the coding sequence ATGAGCTTGCGTCTATTTCTCGCCACCTTGCAGTTTATGACCCGGATTCCGGTGCCGGAGCGCTGGACGCAAGGATTGTCGATGGATCAGTACGAACGCGGCATTATCGGTTTCCCGCTGATCGGGCTGATTGTCGGTATCATCGGCGCGCTGGTTTTTACCCTGCTGGCCCCTTGGTGTGGCATTCCGTTGGCGGCACTGGGTTATGTGTTGGCACTGGCGCTGGTTACTGGCGCTTTCCACCTTGATGGCTTGGCAGATACCTGCGATGGCGTGTTTTCCGCTCGTAAACGCGAGCAGATGTTGGAGATCATGCGTGATAGCCGCCTTGGTACTAACGGCGGTTTAGCCTTGATCTTTATCGTGGTAGCGAAAGTGCTGGTTGTAAGTGAACTGGCACTGCGCGATGTGCCGATGCTGGCGATGCTAATGGCAGCATCAGTGGCCGGGCGCACGGTGATTGTGTTGTTGATGTACCGCCAGCGTTATGCCCGTGCAGGCAACGGCTTGGGTAATATTTACATCGGTAAAGTTACCGGCCGGCAAACTGCCGTCACATTAGTGGGGGGCGCAATACTTACCCTGTTACTGGGAAAAGGGACTGCGCTGCTGGCACTGGTGATTACCATGGCGGTAGTGCTGCTGTTGGCAACCTATCTGCGTAGCCGTTTAGGTGGGCAAACCGGTGATACATTGGGTGCGGCGGCCGAAATAGGTGAGTTAGTGTTTTTGCTGGCGCTGTTGTAG
- a CDS encoding adenosylcobalamin/alpha-ribazole phosphatase: MRLFLVRHGQTEANLRGVFCGLTDLALTPQGVEQAGWVAGWLADVDFSQGVSSQLLRARHTADIILAGHRVSADSDGQLNEMNFGDWEMRHHHDLQREDPDAWAQWVADWQLASPTGGESFPQFSARVEEVIQPLLLASGTSPQSSDNNRLLVAHQGVLSLMLARLLAMPAAAMWHFHFDQGAYSVLEIHDGFVTLRAFNSRAVWQPATRG; this comes from the coding sequence ATGCGACTTTTTCTGGTACGCCACGGGCAAACCGAGGCCAATTTGCGTGGTGTTTTTTGCGGACTGACCGATTTGGCGCTGACACCACAGGGGGTGGAGCAGGCCGGATGGGTGGCAGGTTGGTTGGCGGATGTGGATTTTAGTCAGGGCGTCAGTAGCCAGTTGCTGCGCGCGCGCCATACCGCCGATATCATACTCGCTGGGCATCGGGTGAGCGCCGATAGCGACGGGCAATTAAATGAAATGAATTTTGGCGACTGGGAAATGCGCCATCATCATGATTTACAACGGGAAGACCCAGATGCATGGGCACAATGGGTAGCCGACTGGCAACTGGCAAGCCCCACCGGAGGGGAGTCATTCCCTCAGTTCTCTGCCCGGGTTGAAGAGGTTATCCAGCCACTGTTGTTAGCATCAGGCACTTCACCACAAAGTAGTGATAACAATCGGCTACTGGTTGCCCATCAGGGGGTATTAAGCCTGATGTTGGCTCGTTTGCTGGCCATGCCAGCGGCGGCTATGTGGCACTTTCATTTTGATCAGGGGGCATACAGCGTACTAGAGATCCATGATGGATTTGTCACGCTGCGTGCGTTTAACAGTCGGGCTGTTTGGCAGCCTGCAACACGAGGTTAA
- a CDS encoding ATP-binding cassette domain-containing protein: MLATRQLGFSYQDEQVLHDLTLDFSQHAVTGVLGANGCGKSTLFMNLTGILQPQHGSVLWQGEPLSYKKASLRELRQRVTTVFQDPEQQIFYTDIDSDIAFSLRNLGVEEAVIAARVDRALTLVDAQGFRHKSIQHLSHGQKKRVAIAGALVMEAEYLLLDEPTAGLDPAGRQHMITIIERIVAEGKRVILSSHDIDLVYKVCDYLYVLSHGRLMMAGETTEVFLQQDKLRAAGLIQPWLVKMHCELGLPLCKTEEQLFALMRQRETEEAQ; this comes from the coding sequence ATGTTAGCCACCAGGCAGTTAGGTTTCAGCTATCAGGATGAGCAGGTATTGCACGATCTGACGCTGGATTTCAGTCAGCACGCGGTCACCGGTGTCTTGGGTGCCAATGGTTGTGGCAAATCCACCTTGTTTATGAATCTGACCGGTATTTTGCAACCCCAGCATGGCAGCGTGCTGTGGCAAGGCGAGCCGCTGAGTTATAAAAAGGCCAGCCTGCGTGAGTTACGCCAACGGGTGACAACGGTATTTCAAGACCCAGAACAGCAGATTTTTTATACCGACATCGACAGTGACATCGCGTTTAGCCTGCGCAATCTCGGCGTAGAGGAAGCGGTGATCGCCGCACGAGTGGATCGGGCGCTGACACTGGTTGATGCGCAGGGTTTTCGCCATAAATCTATTCAGCACCTCAGTCACGGTCAGAAAAAGCGGGTGGCGATTGCCGGTGCACTGGTGATGGAAGCGGAGTATCTGTTACTCGATGAGCCGACTGCCGGGCTGGATCCGGCGGGGCGTCAGCACATGATTACCATCATTGAACGCATTGTGGCGGAAGGGAAACGGGTTATTCTCTCCAGCCATGATATCGATTTGGTCTATAAGGTTTGTGACTATCTGTATGTCTTATCTCATGGTCGCCTGATGATGGCCGGTGAAACGACCGAGGTGTTTCTGCAACAGGATAAACTGCGTGCTGCCGGGCTTATCCAGCCATGGTTGGTCAAAATGCACTGCGAGCTAGGGTTACCGCTGTGCAAAACGGAAGAACAACTTTTTGCGTTGATGCGTCAGCGTGAAACCGAGGAGGCGCAATGA
- a CDS encoding DMT family transporter — translation MLGFTALLGGSFIASATISNALPPMVITWLRYAIASLLFMVLLVSQGLLKLPKLRDLGRYTLISLPPLLYFACMIFSLQTTSALNSSALYTTVPLMSLIMSMLLLKSKSTWSVLAALLMGILGALLIIFKGDLSQLLHLSLMPSDYLFLFGCLGMALNPIVVKKLHRGELALVLTGWSLICATLLLTAVVAYQLPEIEWRNISVITWSGVFYLATFATALSFFLFQKACVVLSPAKVSGYVYLIPLSVIATNVVLGQAINWQEIAVGATLVVIAMVMLVKAK, via the coding sequence ATGCTGGGGTTTACCGCCCTGCTAGGAGGCTCTTTTATTGCCAGCGCCACCATCAGCAATGCCTTGCCTCCCATGGTTATCACCTGGTTAAGATATGCCATTGCCAGCCTGCTTTTTATGGTGTTACTGGTAAGCCAGGGGTTATTGAAATTACCTAAACTGCGTGATTTAGGCCGCTACACGCTAATTAGTTTGCCGCCATTACTCTATTTTGCTTGCATGATATTTTCACTTCAAACCACCAGCGCATTAAATTCGAGTGCGTTATACACCACAGTGCCTTTAATGAGCCTGATAATGAGCATGCTGTTACTTAAATCGAAATCGACATGGTCAGTGCTGGCGGCTTTATTAATGGGGATTTTAGGTGCGTTGCTCATTATATTTAAGGGCGATTTGTCTCAACTTTTACATTTGTCGCTTATGCCGTCTGATTATTTATTCCTGTTCGGCTGCTTAGGAATGGCGCTTAATCCCATCGTGGTGAAAAAGTTGCATCGTGGCGAACTGGCGTTGGTTCTCACTGGCTGGAGTTTGATCTGTGCCACACTATTATTAACCGCAGTTGTCGCCTATCAACTGCCAGAAATTGAATGGCGAAATATTAGCGTTATAACCTGGAGTGGGGTTTTCTATCTCGCTACCTTTGCCACCGCGTTAAGTTTCTTCCTGTTCCAAAAAGCTTGCGTTGTGCTCTCTCCGGCCAAAGTATCAGGTTATGTGTATCTGATACCGCTGTCGGTGATTGCGACCAATGTGGTGCTAGGGCAGGCAATAAATTGGCAGGAGATCGCCGTAGGGGCCACTTTAGTGGTTATTGCCATGGTCATGTTGGTTAAGGCTAAGTGA
- the cobT gene encoding nicotinate-nucleotide--dimethylbenzimidazole phosphoribosyltransferase, producing the protein MQTLSSILRTIAPLDSKAMARAQVRLDGLLKPPGSLGRLEQLAVQLAGMRGLYGHQVERKQIIVMAADHGVYDEGVAISPRVVTLVQALNMVKGVTGVCVLAANAGVEVKIVDVGIDSDTLPGVVDMKVARGSGNIAREAAMTRQQAEDLLCASALLTLRQAAEGVKVFGVGELGMANTTPAAAMVSVFTDSDPELVVGIGANFPSAQLHHKVAVVRRAIETNHPDASDGIDVLAKVGGFDLVGMTGVMLGAAAAGLPVVLDGFLSYASALAACRIAPGVRDYLIPSHLSAEKGAVIALSHLQLEPYLQMGMRLGEGSGAAIAMHLVDAACAMYNNMGLLAESNIELPIPLRP; encoded by the coding sequence ATGCAAACACTTTCATCGATTCTGCGCACGATTGCGCCGCTGGATAGCAAGGCAATGGCCCGAGCACAAGTGCGGTTGGATGGCTTACTGAAACCACCGGGTAGCTTAGGCCGCCTGGAGCAACTGGCGGTTCAACTGGCCGGTATGCGGGGGTTATATGGGCATCAGGTTGAGCGCAAACAAATTATTGTGATGGCAGCAGATCATGGCGTCTACGATGAAGGCGTGGCTATTTCACCTCGAGTAGTCACTCTGGTTCAGGCGTTGAACATGGTGAAAGGCGTAACGGGTGTTTGCGTGCTAGCGGCTAATGCCGGTGTTGAAGTGAAAATTGTCGATGTGGGTATTGATAGCGATACGCTACCCGGTGTGGTGGATATGAAAGTGGCGCGAGGCAGCGGCAATATCGCCCGTGAAGCGGCAATGACGCGCCAACAGGCGGAGGATCTACTTTGTGCCAGTGCACTGTTGACATTACGGCAGGCGGCTGAAGGCGTGAAAGTGTTTGGCGTTGGTGAGTTGGGTATGGCGAATACTACACCCGCAGCGGCGATGGTCAGCGTGTTTACTGACAGCGATCCCGAGTTGGTGGTAGGGATTGGGGCGAATTTTCCTAGCGCGCAGTTGCATCATAAAGTGGCGGTAGTGCGCCGAGCTATCGAAACCAATCATCCAGATGCCAGTGATGGTATTGATGTGTTGGCGAAAGTGGGGGGGTTTGATTTGGTAGGTATGACCGGCGTGATGCTTGGTGCGGCGGCGGCGGGGTTACCGGTGGTGTTGGATGGTTTTCTCTCATATGCCTCTGCGTTAGCGGCTTGCCGTATCGCACCGGGAGTCCGTGACTATTTGATCCCATCTCATCTATCAGCAGAAAAAGGTGCAGTCATTGCTCTAAGTCATCTGCAACTCGAGCCATACTTGCAAATGGGCATGCGGTTAGGTGAGGGCAGTGGTGCCGCAATTGCCATGCATTTAGTGGATGCCGCCTGTGCTATGTATAACAATATGGGGTTGTTGGCTGAAAGTAATATTGAATTACCCATCCCCCTTCGTCCTTGA
- the cobU gene encoding bifunctional adenosylcobinamide kinase/adenosylcobinamide-phosphate guanylyltransferase, with translation MILITGGARSGKSSLAERLAAQAAERVFYIATSVVTDVEMAARVELHRASRPAHWRTWEGYRDLGAVLDQQVEPGEAVMLECITTLITNLLFEQAGDTPPEQMDFTLLEVGIQQQITDLLAACARSSAPIYLVTNELGMGIVPENRLARHFRDIAGRVNQRLAAAADQVFLVVSGIEVKIK, from the coding sequence GTGATTTTGATTACCGGAGGTGCGCGCAGCGGCAAAAGTTCGCTGGCTGAGCGGTTAGCGGCACAGGCGGCTGAGCGGGTGTTTTATATTGCGACCTCAGTGGTGACGGATGTGGAAATGGCCGCGCGGGTTGAGTTACATCGTGCCAGTCGCCCGGCACACTGGCGTACCTGGGAAGGTTATCGGGATCTGGGGGCGGTGTTAGATCAGCAAGTGGAACCCGGCGAAGCGGTGATGTTGGAGTGTATTACCACCCTTATCACTAATCTGCTGTTTGAACAGGCGGGTGATACGCCACCGGAGCAGATGGATTTCACGTTACTTGAAGTGGGGATTCAGCAACAGATTACCGATCTGCTGGCCGCTTGTGCTCGAAGTTCAGCACCGATTTATTTGGTGACGAATGAACTGGGGATGGGCATTGTGCCGGAAAATCGTTTAGCGCGGCATTTTCGTGATATCGCCGGTCGGGTCAACCAGCGCCTGGCCGCTGCTGCTGACCAAGTGTTTCTGGTGGTTTCCGGCATTGAGGTAAAAATTAAATGA
- a CDS encoding energy-coupling factor ABC transporter transmembrane protein, giving the protein MLGIDKLSYQSRWRQVDPIGKLVLYGVFLLLAMLSPPLYQALLLIFIAALTCYLLRVGPRRYLRWLAIPLSFLLVGLVTIVLSLSRQPESMWWSIQIGNWWFGIDKVGLTTANQTLWRSLAALAATFWFVLNTPFPQLIQILKRCHAPRLLTEQILLTWRFIFILAEEAAAIHHAQSLRFGYISLRTGYHSLAMLVSMLFTRVMIRYQQMVISLDMKLYQGDFHL; this is encoded by the coding sequence ATGCTGGGGATTGATAAACTAAGCTATCAAAGCCGCTGGCGGCAGGTTGACCCAATAGGGAAACTGGTGCTGTATGGGGTTTTCCTGCTGCTGGCGATGCTCAGCCCGCCGCTCTATCAGGCGTTATTGCTGATATTTATCGCCGCGCTGACCTGCTACTTGTTACGCGTTGGCCCGCGCCGTTATCTGCGCTGGCTGGCTATTCCGCTGTCATTCCTGTTGGTGGGGCTGGTGACCATTGTGTTATCCCTTTCTCGTCAACCGGAGAGCATGTGGTGGAGTATACAAATCGGTAATTGGTGGTTCGGTATCGATAAAGTTGGCCTAACCACCGCCAATCAAACCTTGTGGCGCAGTCTGGCTGCGTTGGCTGCTACCTTTTGGTTTGTGTTGAACACGCCATTCCCACAACTTATTCAGATACTTAAACGTTGCCATGCTCCCCGTTTGCTGACCGAGCAAATTTTGCTGACCTGGCGCTTTATTTTTATTTTGGCTGAAGAGGCTGCCGCTATCCATCATGCGCAGTCCCTGCGGTTTGGTTATATCTCATTGCGTACTGGCTACCATTCGCTGGCTATGTTGGTGAGTATGCTATTTACCCGCGTGATGATCCGCTATCAACAGATGGTTATCTCGCTGGATATGAAACTTTATCAGGGTGATTTCCACCTGTAA